The following are encoded in a window of Fusarium verticillioides 7600 chromosome 6, whole genome shotgun sequence genomic DNA:
- a CDS encoding nitrate reductase-like protein — MDTCSEAPTICSRDSIEDIWGPRTPYVHQWPTRVDHACDEEPERWVQSACVLCSNGCGLDIGVKDGKVVGVRGRATDRVNKGRLGPKGLNGWKAINSKERLTHPLIRRNGKLERATWGEAMNLIVKKSKQLVEKLTAHSIAFYTSGQLFLEEYYVLALIGKAGLNTLHMDGNTRLCTATAAASMRESFGSDGQPGSYTDIDYTDCLFMVGHNMAATQTVLWSRVLDRLAGPTPPKLIVVDPRYSETASKATLHLAPRIGTNLALLNGIQHLMFKNSWINEDYVSKHVVGLQDLKSTVEGYNPERVSEITGVPASKIEEAASILGQTPSLLSSALQGVYQSNQATASACQINNIHLLRGLIGKAGSGIFQMNGQPTAQNNRETGCDGEFPGFRNHQNAKHMQELADLWNINNVQVPHWNEPTHIHNMLTFMEKGSIRMVWVSGTNPLVSLPNLPKVRDIFTRPELFVVCQDIYMTETASIADVVLPAAQWGEKTGCFTNVDRTVHLSHKAVEPPGEAKPDLEIFLGYSRRMGFKNKDHRPLTPWTQPEEVFEAWKRLSAGRPCDYTGMSYAKLTGGSGIQWPCNDQYPVGKERLFDDGVFFTDIDYCESYGHDLQTGVPYSEGYYKELRPAGRAILKACEYVPPYEDPDEEYPLRLSTGRNVYHFHTRTKTGRTALQKACPEPEIRVSEKDAEKFDVKTGDMVSIKSRRGEVEMKVKVGKISQGQAFIPFHFGYWDTKDGRARAANELTITEWDPISKQPTFKSGAISITKVPDGHPPAKERQSEALEKAEQNDSATSNVMEIDLSNRERQLETWLGETYESILLLRDITKQLLDHLVAESEAHSGVRILIQITKDTAKRLKPHVDKFGENQARGRHAAHTLRDSLFPESNDTPSQLQVLEALRSLQVYLAHLRVGLEALNPVSQAIWDEEFFQAVLYAISQVKRMQDWVTTQIKVRAPQALLVPCKVD; from the exons ATGGATACGTGCAGCGAAGCTCCCACAATATGCTCGCGGGACTCAATTGAAGATATATGGGGTCCGAGAACACCATATGTTCATCAGTGGCCTACGAGGGTTGATCATGCTTGTGACGAGGAGCCGGAGAGATGGGTGCAGAGTGCTTGTGTGCTGTGCAG CAATGGTTGTGGGCTAGACATTGGTGTTAAGGATGGCAAGGTAGTCGGTGTGAGAGGCCGTGCTACCGACCGCGTCAATAAAGGAAGACTAGGTCCCAAAGGACTAAATGG TTGGAAGGCAATCAACAGCAAAGAGCGACTCACTCACCCCCTGATCCGTCGAAACGGCAAGCTTGAACGTGCAACTTGGGGTGAAGCCATGAATCTCATTGTCAAAAAGTCAAAACAGCTCGTTGAGAAACTCACAGCCCACAGCATCGCTTTCTACACCAGCGGCCAGCTATTCCTTGAAGAATACTATGTTCTTGCTTTGATCGGGAAGGCTGGACTGAACACGCTTCATAT GGACGGAAATACTAGGCTCTGTACTGCGACTGCGGCAGCTTCAATGAGGGAGTCTTTTGGGTCCGATGGACAGCCTGGTTCTTACACTGACATCGACTATACTGACTGCCTCTTCATGGTAGGGCATAACATGGCAGCTACCCAAACTGTGCTTTGGTCGAGAGTTCTTGATCGACTGGCGGGCCCTACTCCACCAAAGTTAATCGTCGTGGACCCTCGTTACAGTGAAACTGCCTCCAAAGCTACACTTCACTTGGCCCCAAGGATTGGCACTAATCTCGCGCTGCTGAACGGGATCCAGCATCTTATGTTCAAGAATAGCTGGATCAATGAAGACTACGTCTCAAAGCATGTCGTCggtcttcaagatctcaagagcACAGTTGAAGGCTACAACCCCGAGAGAGTTTCAGAAATCACTGGCGTCCCAGCCAGCAAGATCGAAGAAGCAGCCAGTATCCTCGGTCAAACACCAAgtcttctctcttcagctcttcagGGTGTCTATCAGTCGAACCAAGCTACAGCAAGTGCCTGCCAGATCAACAACATACATCTCCTTCGTGGTTTAATAGGCAAAGCAGGAAGTGGTATCTTTCAGATGAACGGTCAGCCAACTGCGCAGAATAACCGCGAGACTGGCTGCGATGGCGAGTTCCCTGGGTTCCGAAACCACCAGAACGCAAAGCACATGCAAGAGCTGGCAGATCTTTGGAACATAAACAATGTCCAGGTGCCGCACTGGAATGAACCTACTCATATCCATAACATGTTGACGTTTATGGAAAAGGGCTCTATTCGAATGGTCTGGGTCTCTGGGACGAACCCCCTTGTCAGCTTGCCCAACCTCCCCAAAGTCCGGGACATCTTTACCCGACCGGAACTGTTTGTCGTTTGTCAGGATATTTATATGACTGAGACGGCTTCTATTGCCGATGTTGTTCTTCCAGCTGCCCAATGGGGTGAGAAGACGGGGTGCTTTACAAACGTTGATAGAACAGTGCATTTGTCTCACAAGGCCGTCGAACCACCAGGAGAGGCGAAGCCAGATCTTGAAATCTTTCTTGGCTACAGCCGTCGCAtgggcttcaagaacaaagaTCACAGGCCTCTCACGCCGTGGACACAGCCAGAAGAGGTTTTTGAGGCATGGAAGCGTCTGTCTGCGGGCAGGCCTTGTGATTACACTGGCATGTCTTATGCGAAACTTACAGGCGGCTCCGGGATCCAGTGGCCCTGCAATGATCAGTACCCAGTTGGAAAAGAGCGGCTCTTCGACGACGGTGTTTTCTTCACGGATATAGACTACTGCGAGAGCTATGGTCATGATCTACAGACTGGAGTTCCATACTCTGAGGGATACTACAAGGAACTCAGACCAGCTGGCCGTGCAATCCTCAAGGCGTGCGAATACGTGCCTCCATACGAAGATCCAGACGAGGAATATCCTCTGAGGCTGTCAACGGGACGGAATGTTTATCACTTCCATACCAGGACCAAGACAGGAAGAACCGCGTTACAAAAGGCATGTCCCGAGCCTGAGATTCGTGTATCcgagaaggatgctgagaagtTTGATGTGAAGACTGGCGACATGGTTTCAATCAAATCCAGAcgaggtgaggttgagatgaaggtAAAAGTTGGCAAGATTTCACAAGGCCAGGCTTTCATTCCGTTCCATTTTGGGTATTGGGACACAAAGGATGGAAGAGCACGAGCCGCAAACGAGCTTACCATCA CTGAATGGGACCCCATATCTAAGCAACCGACCTTCAAATCTGGTGCAATCTCCATCACGAAAGTCCCAGACGGCCACCCACCGGCAAAAGAGCGGCAATCCGAAGCTTTGGAAAAAGCAGAACAGAATGATTCTGCGACTTCCAACGTCATGGAGATTGATCTCAGCAATCGCGAGCGTCAATTGGAGACTTGGCTAGGCGAAACCTACGAAtcaatcctcctcctccgcgACATAACAAAACAATTACTAGACCATCTAGTGGCTGAATCAGAAGCTCACTCTGGTGTTCGTATTCTCATCCAAATTACCAAAGACACAGCCAAACGCCTTAAACCTCACGTTGACAAGTTCGGTGAGAATCAAGCTCGTGGCAGACACGCCGCTCACACATTGCGCGACTCATTGTTCCCCGAGAGCAACGATACACCGAGTCAACTGCAAGTATTAGAAGCACTGCGAAGTCTACAAGTGTATTTGGCTCATCTTCGCGTTGGGCTGGAAGCGCTGAACCCTGTTAGTCAAGCGATTTGGGATGAAGAGTTCTTCCAGGCGGTGCTGTATGCTATTTCTCAGGTTAAGAGGATGCAGGATTGGGTGACGACGCAGATCAAGGTTAGGGCACCTCAGGCGCTTTTAGTGCCCTGCAAGGTCGATTAG